The Montipora foliosa isolate CH-2021 chromosome 1, ASM3666993v2, whole genome shotgun sequence genome has a window encoding:
- the LOC137976444 gene encoding adenosine receptor A1-like codes for MKRNCTTPDFEDHQITYTSIAFAVIIASACGNSLVLRAFCKFSNLRTASNMIVMSLCVADSLIPISFILQIISREIKHRSNNSSVHSRNFCKASALFSLFLTTVIILHLALISVDRFIAVRFSLRYQVILTNRRTLIASIAMWLWAALVTLVFPQAMSLRNNDNRDFKKFLHAFHPCLNFSFRSGGKEREPTRLPSETTEAYPIFFLLIILGIPLVTILCSYIYIFRVSHNHRKRIRRRDNNPRISTVKQELKGARILAIIVALCLLSFLPLLIFISLRIAGWLPDDPQKNEGYRCYRKLMRQIKTYAYIFALGLNAICNPLVYGLGNQQLRSAIRRLLKRTY; via the coding sequence ATGAAGCGGAATTGCACCACACCAGATTTTGAAGACCACCAGATCACATACACAAGCATCGCATTCGCCGTCATTATCGCAAGTGCCTGTGGGAACTCCCTGGTTCTCAgagctttttgcaaattttccaaCCTGCGAACTGCGTCTAACATGATTGTGATGAGCTTGTGCGTTGCTGATAGTTTGATTCCTATCTCCTTTATTCTCCAAATTATCTCGAGAGAGATAAAACATAGATCCAACAACAGCAGTGTTCATTCTCGCAACTTTTGCAAAGCAAGCGCGTTGTTCAGCTTATTTTTGACCACGGTCATCATTCTTCATCTGGCGTTGATCAGCGTGGATCGTTTCATCGCCGTCAGGTTCTCTTTGCGTTACCAAGTTATACTGACCAATCGCCGAACGCTGATTGCTTCCATTGCAATGTGGCTGTGGGCTGCCCTTGTAACTTTGGTCTTTCCGCAAGCTAtgagtttaagaaacaacgacAACCGAgactttaaaaagtttcttcacGCTTTTCATCCATGCCTAAATTTCAGCTTTAGGTCAGGGGGGAAAGAGCGAGAACCCACGCGGTTGCCGTCGGAGACGACTGAAGCGtatccaattttctttttacttatAATTTTGGGTATCCCGTTGGTGACCATTTTATGTTCGTACATCTACATCTTCAGAGTGTCCCATAACCATCGAAAACGGATCCGAAGACGGGACAACAACCCAAGAATATCCACTGTAAAACAAGAATTGAAAGGGGCTCGCATTCTGGCCATTATTGTCGCACTTTGTCTTCTGAGTTTCCTCCCTCTATTAATATTTATCAGCCTCCGCATTGCCGGTTGGCTCCCAGATGATCCTCAGAAAAACGAGGGTTACCGTTGCTATCGCAAGCTCATGAGGCAAATTAAGACGTACGCATACATATTCGCGTTGGGTTTGAACGCCATTTGCAATCCTCTTGTCTACGGCTTGGGAAACCAGCAGCTCAGAAGCGCTATTCGAAGACTGCTTAAACGCACTTACTAA